From Kitasatospora sp. MAP12-44:
GCGCGAGGGTTCCTACCTTCTGCGCTCGCCCGCGAACGCCCGCCGCCTGCTCAAGGCGTACGAAAACGCCCTCGGTCGCATAAACCTCTCCGAGCGCGAGCTGATCGACCCCGACGCGGCGGATGCGGGGCAGGGCGCCGCGTGAGGCTCGTTTTCGAGGATCAGGGTTGGGAGGACTACACGTCCTGGCTCAAGAGCGACCGCAAGATGCTCGCCCGGATCAACAAACTCATCGAGGACGCCCGCCGTGATCCCTTCGCCGGGATCGGCAAGCCCGAGCCGCTGAAGTACCACCTGGCCGGCGCCTGGTCACGGCGGATCGATGACGAGCACCGGCTCGTCTACCTGGTCACGGACGAAGAGATCATCATCCTCGCCGCCCGCTACCACTACTGATTCGGGCGGCGGTGATGGTCTCGCGAAGGGCCTCCTCGGTCGGTGTGGGGGCGAGGCCGAAGGCTGTCGTGGCCTGGGTGGAGTCCAGGACGAACGGATGGTCGAACTGGTAGCGGACCTCGGGGATCTCCCGGGCGTC
This genomic window contains:
- a CDS encoding type II toxin-antitoxin system prevent-host-death family antitoxin, which produces MSITASEARKDLFPLIKKVNDDHEAIEIVSKHGNAVLVSAEDYAALREGSYLLRSPANARRLLKAYENALGRINLSERELIDPDAADAGQGAA
- a CDS encoding Txe/YoeB family addiction module toxin, which translates into the protein MRLVFEDQGWEDYTSWLKSDRKMLARINKLIEDARRDPFAGIGKPEPLKYHLAGAWSRRIDDEHRLVYLVTDEEIIILAARYHY